The Linepithema humile isolate Giens D197 chromosome 2, Lhum_UNIL_v1.0, whole genome shotgun sequence genome has a segment encoding these proteins:
- the LOC136998026 gene encoding uncharacterized protein encodes MDVGNLSLEDTTNVQQMMQLMLHQQQEIKKMQQLNLITKKLKEKEVEREPEPRDEQQQQQQQQQQQSEQAGDNEKKKEEEVVGRVYGGTLDEMYNTKTI; translated from the exons ATGGACGTGGGAAATTTGTCCCTAGAAGATACGACAAATGTGCAGCAAATGATGCAACTCATGTTGCATCAacaacaagaaataaaaaaaatgcaacaactaaatttaataacaaaaaaattaaaagaaaaagaagtggAGAGAGAACCAGAACCAAGAGAtgagcagcagcaacagcagcagcaacagcagcagcagtcggAACAAGCCGGCGATAATg aaaaaaaaaaagaagaggaggtGGTTGGTCGCGTGTACGGTGGTACGCTCGACGAAATGTACAACACAAAAACCATATAA